Proteins from a genomic interval of Poecile atricapillus isolate bPoeAtr1 chromosome 1, bPoeAtr1.hap1, whole genome shotgun sequence:
- the PDHA1 gene encoding pyruvate dehydrogenase E1 component subunit alpha, somatic form, mitochondrial, translated as MRKMLLAALSRVLQGPAAAGRTASRVMVASRNYADFASEATFEIKKCDLHRLEEGPGTTAVMTREEGLQYYKTMQTIRRMELKSDQLYKQKIIRGFCHLYDGQEACCVGIEAAIKPTDHVITAYRAHGFTYTRGVPVREILAELTGRKGGCAKGKGGSMHMYTKNFYGGNGIVGAQVPLGAGIALACKYFGKNEIALALYGDGAANQGQIFETYNMAALWKLPCIFICENNRYGMGTSVERAAASTDYYKRGYFIPGLRVDGMDILCVREAMKFAAEYCRSGKGPLVMELQTYRYHGHSMSDPGISYRTREEIQEVRSKSDPITLLKDRMVNNNLASVEELKEIDVAVRKEIEEAAQFATTDPEPPLEELGYHIYFNEPPFEVRGPNQWIKYKSVS; from the exons ATGCGCAAGATGCTGCTGGCCGCGCTCTCCCGGGTGCTGCAGGGCCCGGCGGCCGCGGGGAGGACG gcctCGCGAGTGATGGTAGCATCACGTAACTATGCAGACTTTGCAAGTGAAGCTACGTTTGAGATCAAG AAATGTGACCTCCATCGGCTGGAGGAGGGGCCGGGCACCACGGCAGTGATGACTCGAGAGGAGGGGCTCCAGTACTACAAGACCATGCAGACCATCCGGCGCATGGAGCTCAAGTCTGACCAGCTCTACAAGCAGAAGATTATTCGTGGCTTCTGCCACTTATATGATGGTCAG GAGGCTTGCTGTGTGGGGATTGAGGCTGCCATAAAGCCCACGGACCACGTGATAACAGCGTACAGAGCCCACGGCTTCACCTACACCCGAGGAGTGCCTGTCCGGGAGATTCTCGCGGAACTTACAG GTCGAAAAGGAGGATGtgcaaagggaaaaggaggatcAATGCATATGTATACCAAAAACTTTTACGGTGGCAATGGTATTGTTGGTGCTCAG GTTCCTCTTGGAGCTGGGATTGCACTGGCCTGTAAATACTTCGGTAAAAACGAAATCGCCCTGGCCTTGTATGGGGATGGTGCAGCCAATCAG gGTCAGATATTTGAAACATACAACATGGCTGCCTTATGGAAATTGCCTTGTATTTTTATCTGTGAGAACAATCGGTATGGAATGGGAACATCAGTTGaaagagctgcagccagcactgaCTACTACAAAAGAGGGTACTTCATTCCAGGGCTCAGG GTGGATGGCATGGATATTCTCTGTGTCCGAGAAGCAATGAAGTTTGCAGCTGAGTACTGTAGATCTGGAAAA GGTCCTCTTGTGATGGAGTTACAGACATATCGTTACCATGGCCACAGTATGAGTGACCCTGGAATAAG CTATCGTACCAGAGAAGAAATTCAGGAAGTGAGAAGCAAAAGTGATCCCATTACTTTGCTGAAGGACAGAATGGTCAACAACAACCTTGCTAGCGTTGAGGAACTAAAG GAAATTGATGTGGCAGTAAGGAAGGAGATCGAGGAGGCTGCTCAGTTTGCTACCACTGACCCAGAGCCTCCCCTGGAAGAGCTGGGCTATCACATCTACTTCAACGAGCCCCCCTTTGAAGTGCGTGGCCCAAACCAGTGGATAAAATACAAGTCTGTCAGCTAA